From the Brachyspira intermedia PWS/A genome, the window ATAGATAGATGCGTTACTAAATATTTAGAGATTAAGAACAAAGATTTTTATTTTATTGCAACTGCTGCTACAGAAAATAAAGATGAAATGCTTAGAACTATTGACGGATTCAGAGGCTTTTTAGATTGTTTGGAAGATGTGAGAGAGAAAGGATTTATATTAGCACATAGCGTTTGGAATAAAGGAGAGATTAACGATAAAGAGTTTATGAAGGAAGCATATAATATGGGATTGAATGTTTGATTATTTTATTAAAGAATAATTAAATTAATTTTTTGAGGGTTGGAAAGTGAGTGATATAAGTTATTCGGACTTTAATAATAATATAAAAACCAATTATATGTTTTCTAATAAATATCTTATAAAATTATTTGTTCCGCTTATTATAGAAGTATTTTTAGAATATTTAGTGGGACTTATAGATTCTATAATGGTTGCTAGTGTAGGGGAGTCTGCCGTATCTGCTGTATTCTTAGTAGACTTTGTTATAGCATTTCTTATAAGTATATTTGCAGCTGTTGCTACAGGAGGGGCAGTTGCAAGCGGTCAGCATATAGGAGCTAATAATATAGAAAAGGCAGATGACTCTATTAATCAGCTTATAAGATTTTTATTATTATTTTCTGTATTTATAACATTAATTATATATTTATTCAAAGATGCTATATTTTCTGCATTGTTTGGAAGCATTACCGATGAAGTTAGAAATGAAGCAAATACTTATATGCTGATAGTGGCAGCTTCAATACCATTTTTAGCTATTTATAATGGCGGAGCTTCAATGTTTAGAACTATAGGTAATTCAAAAATATCAATGAAAATTATGATATCTATGAATATATTAAATGTTATAGGTAATGCTCTTTTAATTTATGTATTCAAAATGGGTATAGCAGGGGCTGCAATATCTACACTAATTAGCAGAATAGGTTCAGCTTTAATAATTATAATTTTGGGGCTTAATAAAAATAATCTTATATATATAAAAAATAAAATAATGTATAAAATGGATTTAAACACAATAAAAAGAATATTATCAGTAGGCATTCCTTATGGTATAGAAAATGGAATGTTTTATTTAGGCAGACTTCTTATATTGAGTTTAATATCTACATTCGGAACAGCTTCAATAGCTGCAAATTCTGTATCTACACTTATAGCTAGTTTGGAGGTTCTTCCCGGTATGGCTATAGGCTTAGGACTTACAACTATTATATCTCAATGCGTAGGTGCTAATGATTATAATCAAACCAAATATTATACTAAAAAAATCATAGCTATTATTTATGTATCTCAAACTATAACTAGTGCTATTATGCTTGCCATTTTGCCTATAATACTTAATATATATCATTTATCAGCAGAAGCTACAGGATATACTTATAAATTATCATGGTATCATGCTATTATGATGATTATATGGCCTTTAGGTTATTCTTTGCCTGTGGTATTTAGAGCTTCAGGAGATGCTAAGTTTCCTATGATAGTAGCTTCTGTTTCAATGGTGCTATGCAGGATAGTGTTGGCTTATGTATTCGCATTATATTTCAAAATGGGGATGGTTGGTACTTGGATAGCTATGTTTGTTGATTGGATAGTTAAGGCTATAATATTTACATTTAGATATTTAAGCGGTAAATGGATAAAGTTTCAATATAGTTAATGATAGTTATTAAATGATATGTAATAAATAAAAGAAAATAAAATTGGTATGCTTTAATAAAGAACATACCAATTTTTTTATTATTAATTAAAGCTAAAACAATAGACTTGTTTCAAAACTAATTTTATTTATAATTGTGGGGACTAGCCTCCACACCCCCAGTTCTTTTGCGACCGAAGGAAGTGCCTTTAGGTATGACACAAAGAACCAAAAAGACTGCATTCTATAGATAAGTAATACAGTACGTAAAACATTTATTATAAAAAATAAGTTATTACTATATTTTTTATATAAAACTAATTTATCAATTAGTTTTGAAACGAATATAATTTATAAACGTTTTATCACTTTAGCGGGATTACCCCCTACTATAGTATTACTTTCAACATCTTTATTTACAACAGCACCGGCAGCAACTATTGAATTTTCTCCTATAGTAACGCCCGGAAGTATAATAGCACCTGTACCAATCCATACATTTTTATTTATTACAATTCTTTTTGGTATAAGTATATTTCTATTATTAAAATCATGATTAGGAGTTATTATACTAACATTATGTGCTATCTGTACATTATCTTCTATAATCACTCCGCCTATGTCCATTATAGTGCAGTTCTTATTTATAAATATATTTTTTCCAAATTCTATATTTCCTATATCAACATGAAAATTAGGCATTATAATTACAGATTCATCAATATTCGCTTCAAAAATTTTATTTAAGATGTCTTTATTATTTTTATAGCTTTGAAATGTATTATTATATTGCCATAATAATTTTTCTGTTTCCTGCATTTTATTTGCTATATTTATAAACTCTTCAGAAAACATATCTATTGATTTGCCTGAACTATAATCTTTTAAAAATTCTTTTATATTCATAAACAGTATTCTCCTTA encodes:
- a CDS encoding MATE family efflux transporter, which codes for MSDISYSDFNNNIKTNYMFSNKYLIKLFVPLIIEVFLEYLVGLIDSIMVASVGESAVSAVFLVDFVIAFLISIFAAVATGGAVASGQHIGANNIEKADDSINQLIRFLLLFSVFITLIIYLFKDAIFSALFGSITDEVRNEANTYMLIVAASIPFLAIYNGGASMFRTIGNSKISMKIMISMNILNVIGNALLIYVFKMGIAGAAISTLISRIGSALIIIILGLNKNNLIYIKNKIMYKMDLNTIKRILSVGIPYGIENGMFYLGRLLILSLISTFGTASIAANSVSTLIASLEVLPGMAIGLGLTTIISQCVGANDYNQTKYYTKKIIAIIYVSQTITSAIMLAILPIILNIYHLSAEATGYTYKLSWYHAIMMIIWPLGYSLPVVFRASGDAKFPMIVASVSMVLCRIVLAYVFALYFKMGMVGTWIAMFVDWIVKAIIFTFRYLSGKWIKFQYS
- a CDS encoding sugar O-acetyltransferase gives rise to the protein MNIKEFLKDYSSGKSIDMFSEEFINIANKMQETEKLLWQYNNTFQSYKNNKDILNKIFEANIDESVIIMPNFHVDIGNIEFGKNIFINKNCTIMDIGGVIIEDNVQIAHNVSIITPNHDFNNRNILIPKRIVINKNVWIGTGAIILPGVTIGENSIVAAGAVVNKDVESNTIVGGNPAKVIKRL